In the Drosophila teissieri strain GT53w chromosome 3R, Prin_Dtei_1.1, whole genome shotgun sequence genome, GACAGGTTGGGGAGCCACAGAAATCCGCTGGCCAGCGCTCTAAACAGATCTCGCCCACTAAGAAGGCTGAATAGAAGACAACCGAGGGATCTCATATCCCGATCTCCTGTGACAAGGGTCAGCAGAAGCGGACGCTTATCTTAATTCCTATATGTTATCTGTGATTGTTATGTAATTGTAGTAAAATCAttgtaaaatagaaaaagctaACTGTAGTTAGCCGGCGCGCCCAAATGGGctgaattaatagaaaagaagGACACAAAGGGGCTCCAAGTTTTCCCCGTAtgccttaataaataaacaattattattattaaaaaaaaaaaaaaaaaaaaaactcccGCTTAATGACTGCCGGGCAGGACATTAAACGCTTGTTGGCCGCATTAGGATTTCCGTAATGCAGTTGGCACAGCGAGGCGAGCAGCACTtcaccagcaccacctccAGTTGCTCCCCACTCTGCTGCTCCTTCCATTTACCCAGTTGGATGCGAATTGCAGCTGCGAAATTCTCTCTGAAGAGCTTTTCATTCGCAAGTGTtgcccgaaagtatgcaacgagTTGTGCCAACAATGAAATTTGACTGGCGAAACTCCCAAGGACGCCCCTTTCTCAACCACACCCACTCCCTTCTCAAAaagtggggggcgtggcatcgcCTTTCAGTGCGAAAAACCGGTAAGAGCCTTGGCCACAGCATCCGATTGAGGAGAGCTGCGATAATGGAGACATCTGCTCAGCAATTTTAAGGGGATCCTGAATGGGCGTGCGGGTTATTTAATGAGAAGAGCTTAAACTAAGTGTTGAGAAATCCGAGCTAGTACTGCTACTAGGAGTGATATAAGAACTTAACCTATATTTAAAGACCGGTTGAAAAGGGTTATGTCAGCTTGTATTGTCCTTTCAGTGAATAATTTAAAGGTGAAATCTGCATTCTAAACTAGTTACCACGAAATTTCCGATCAAAAGCAAACCGACGCAAAATCTGAAAATATGATAAAATCGGTTTTTCGCAAATGTCAAATGATGGTGATAAGCGAAAATGGTGGGCGATGGGATAGTGGAAAGTGAACCTAATTGGCTGTCATTTGTTGGCATAAGCTGAATTTTGGGTACAGCTGTGAATTTCCTCTGGGATCGTCTGACACCACCCCGCCACATCTATTCATATGCCACCATACAGTTATGCTCTAATTAGACCAAACAACCACACAAAGTCAACCACACATGCACgcgcgcgcacacacacgcagacacacacacgcacacacacacagcgacgTCCAAAGCTCGTTCTCATCGTGCATTACAAATTGAGGGACCACCTTCAATTCCACTCCCATACTCGCCATTTtccacctgctcctgctcctgcagctaCTCCTCctggtgctgctcctcctgctgctcctccgcccgctgctgctcctccttctgctcctttgTATTGCAACTGCCAAGTGGCTGGCACTTCACCACTAACGAATTAAAGGACGAGCGGGACAGAGGAGGAATTAGAGCGGGAGTCATGCAGAGGCAAAGCACGtacaaaaaaatcgaaaaaaatatcaacaaacaaGAAAGGTATATTTGCTTCGTAAACCGAGGCTTGGCATACCTTTACAGGCTGCTTTAACTTTCCGAAGAAAGTCCATCTATGAGTAACAAATTGCATAAAGTCACGAAGCTCCCttttatctatatatttatatatataagtagATAGAGAGGATTAGTTTGCTAGACaagataaagaaaatattgctATGCAAGTTTGAAAATGATGGCTTGAAGGACAGCATTAGTAGGACAGTTCCATAGAATGACATGCCATCTTAAGGTCAACTTGTCGCAGCAAGATATTTATGTACTATACAACCATCGACATATGGTACAGTTCCACTTAAGTGAGTTATACCCTGCGGAAGGGTATaaagacacacacaaaaatgtacagcattattattttacttgcGCTTGTTACATACACATTATGCCGCTGTTATTGTagttgtttggctttgttgtttctgctgctgctgtttcttttatgtattattattattttacgcGCATGCATAAATTCCAGCGAGAAGCGAGCCGAGTGCAGTAAAGAAGGAACAaatgctgtttgtttgccttattATTGCAGTGGAATGCCCAGGGGTGGCAGGTGGGTAGGTGGGCTGGTGGGCTGGCACGTTGAAGGTGTATGAGATTGCAACagtaaacacacacaaagcaaacaacaacaaagacataaaaaagttgaaattaaagtAAAACGGCAGCGGGGTAGGGGGTACAGAGTGCGGCTGCTTGTTAGTCCGACAAACCGGAAgtgactcacacacacgcagcgtTTACTTGCAACGAAAGATTCAAGTGGAGTGCAGCTTTGTGCCTTTCAACCTTGGCTAAAAGAGAGAAGCAAACGTTTATGGTCGAAAAGTGTGAGTGCAGAGAGAAAAACTAAACATGAAACGAATGATTTCACACTCCACTTATCTCGCACtaattggtaaatattttcgttttgtggcggataaatatttgtaaatttggTAATTTGTAAACTTCATTTACATACGGCAGACCATCATAAATTGTATTCTGGGAAACAAGCTACATAATGGCCAGTCGCCATAATTAAGTGGCCTTCTGTTGGTGAGTAGCGAAGGTCTCCTGCTGGGCCCATTAAAACGCAgttagttttcaattttcctgCCAGGAATTTGATTCGCTCATTAGCATCGAGTGACCCTTGGCCAGCGCCTAGTTCAAGAGCAGCAACATCCAATTGAAAGCACCCTCTTAACAGGCAAATTAATGGTCACAGAGATCCAATTCACGCCGGGATAGGGGCTTCATTCCGGCAACTCTGTTTCACTTCAAATGGGCAGCATTTTCCAGCAACCCCATGGAATTCCGGATCCTTTAAGGCTTGCAAACCATCTGGCTTTCACAAAAATCTGCCCCAATTTAAGCAGCCCACCTTAAAATTGAGCAAAAACGTTTGTCTAAACGACACTAATTGGTCTCACAATTTGTTCTATTCCCATTGTTACAGTGTTTGGTTTCATGAACTCTATTGTTTTTCCCCAAATTCCTCTTCTGTATTCATTATTggcgaaaacgaaaatttgttGTCAGCCATTAAgtttaaagcaatttattgATGTCTCTGTTTCTGATGGAGCAATTTGGGCTTTAATGAGGTCTGCGTTTTTGGAAgaccaatttaattttaagtgtCTGCTAAATTTTACTGTCGGTTAGGTTAAACATACACATTTGATCTACTGTCTTTGCTAAGTGTTTCGGCTCCAgccttaaatattttacttgcCACCCACTGCGTTTTTCATAAGCTCGATCataaacactcacacacactcgcttcCACTAAgcaacaagatagaacgctatagtcgggttccccgactatctgatacccgttactcagatggtgaaggtgggaagagaaattacaacactgaccgttttttgcggtttgtgggcgttagagtgggcgtggcaaaaagatttttggtatatagagttaaatttacaagacgaacaaaaatgtgaaaaaatttcacatttttcaaaagtatgggcgtggcatttttggcggtttgtgggcgttagggtggtcgtggcaaaaagtttttctgcagatcgatagaaatttacaatactaataagaaaatgaaaaaatatcaaaacatttttcaaaattgtgggcgtggcagttttgggcggtttgtgggcgttagagggggcgtggcaacatgaatcgacaaacttgcgctgcgtctatgtctctggagtctgtatgcttattctcaactttctagcttttatagttcctgagatctcgacgttcatacggacggacacacagacggacagacagacggacagacagacagacggacagacagacagacagacggacggacagacggacatggtcagatcgactcggctattgatcctgatcaagaatatggtcggaatcgcttccttctgcctgttacatactattcaacgaatctagtatacccttttactctccgagtaacgggtataaatagcaATAAAAGCCGAAAAATAATCACAGAGGCTGCTCCTCCAGTTTCTGTTCCTGTTGCGGTTGGATAACTGCCACAGTCCGCCGGAGTGCCCTTCAGGCGTTTGTTGTGCCCCGACGCCGAAAAGTTTGccagaaaacagaaattacCCATACGCCGCGTGGGCCGACGATTGAAGTGGGCCGCGGAGGATGGGAGAAGATAGCCTCTTCGCTGAGGTGAGGCACAATGCTCCGCTTTCATAAGCACATAAATCTGCAACTTGTGGAGCATAAATAAGCTGTCTGCTCGGTGGAAAAGGGGTGGCTATGGCTAGTCAGGCACCTGTACAAATTCGGAAATCCCTAAGGCATGTGCGCCACTACAAAATGCATTATCAGCCAATAAACCATTTTGCTACAGCATACGGCCAAAGAATATCTGGGCTCAAGCCGATAATTTTTTAATCCAATTCAATTTCTTCTTCAAAATCCTTACACCTAAATTTAATAGGAACTTAAGTTGCAGGACAGACActatttgaaaaacaaatataaagtaataaaatgtaaatccttattaaattattgttgtCTGCATTGTATTACTTACAGGCTTCAGCAAACGTAAAATCATGCAACCCACCGAACTGAGGAAAATGATCCAGGTTGTGGCCATCACTGCCATTATCCTGGCGATCGGCGCAGGAGGAGTCATGGGTGAAAATTCCTCCAGCTGCGGACCGAACTTTCCGGCGGCGTGCAGTTGTGGCAAGGAGCTGTACGAGAGCGAGATGCAGTACGTGGTGAACTGCACGAACGCCGGACTGGTGAACACCAGCGTGCTGGAATTTATGCCCGACCAGGTGGAGGTGCTGATCTTCACGGGCAACCGGATCACTGAGCTGCCGTGGAACGTCTTTGGCAGCATCAACAACTACAAAGAGCTGCGCATCGTGGACATGAGCAGCAATCACATCCGCGAGATTCGCGGCAAGAGCTATCACCATGTACCGCGCGTGGAACGCCTGATTCTCAACCACAACAATCTGAGCATCTCGAGGTACGAAGACGAGGTGAACCACCATCACCCACGCGTCTTCTCGAACTTTATTAATCTGCAGAGTCTGCATCTCACCGATGCTTTTGAGGACAATAGCTCGCCGCAGCTGAGCGAGGATCTGCACGACATCTTTGTGAACAGCCAGTTGGTAAAGTTGCAGAAGCTGCATCTGGAGCAGAACGAGATCACGCACTTCAAGGATCGCAGAGTCTTCTGCGACCTGCCCTCGCTGCGTGACCTCCATTTGGGCGACAACGACCTGCGAGACCTTAACTTCGAGGTGCGCTGCCTGAACAACCTGCGCTTCCTCGACCTGGAGCGCAATAAGTTCGGCTTCGTGAAGCCCACCGATCTTCGGGTGCTCAATGAGCTGGAGGAGCGCCCTAACCGCACGGCCAATTTAATCGTAGACTTCAACCTCAATCCCTTCGCCTGCGACTGCCGCACCGCGCCGTTCCGCGCGTGGATGACCACCACCCGGGTGACGGTGCGCAACAAGGACAGCCTGATGT is a window encoding:
- the LOC122622296 gene encoding trophoblast glycoprotein — its product is MQPTELRKMIQVVAITAIILAIGAGGVMGENSSSCGPNFPAACSCGKELYESEMQYVVNCTNAGLVNTSVLEFMPDQVEVLIFTGNRITELPWNVFGSINNYKELRIVDMSSNHIREIRGKSYHHVPRVERLILNHNNLSISRYEDEVNHHHPRVFSNFINLQSLHLTDAFEDNSSPQLSEDLHDIFVNSQLVKLQKLHLEQNEITHFKDRRVFCDLPSLRDLHLGDNDLRDLNFEVRCLNNLRFLDLERNKFGFVKPTDLRVLNELEERPNRTANLIVDFNLNPFACDCRTAPFRAWMTTTRVTVRNKDSLMCFHSTGHVDAEPAHLLQMDMGQCADAIAAAATILNTAEDEPHYGDPEASHLQPQAHISGHTATLIFLLIVLTMILLGLLVALVYVSRDKLKYMITPVFDNVAKKVQYTSIKDEDCPEVHV